In a single window of the Caulobacter soli genome:
- a CDS encoding sugar transferase, producing the protein MKRLFDAASSGAALLLLAIPLLIVAAVVRLTSPGPALHWSKRIGRDNVLFAMPKFRTMRIDTPQVATHLLENPDRWLTPPGAFLRKTSLDELPQLWSVLVGDMSLVGPRPALFNQDDLVALRTAEGVEALRPGVTGWAQINGRDEVAIPDKVALDAEYLRRQGFWFDLTILLRTVLPVVTGKGVTR; encoded by the coding sequence GTGAAGAGGCTGTTCGACGCGGCGTCCTCGGGGGCGGCGCTGCTGCTGCTGGCCATCCCGTTGCTGATCGTGGCGGCGGTGGTGCGCCTGACCTCGCCAGGGCCGGCCTTGCACTGGTCCAAGCGGATCGGGCGCGACAACGTCCTGTTCGCCATGCCCAAGTTCCGCACCATGCGGATCGACACACCTCAGGTCGCCACCCACCTGCTGGAGAACCCCGACCGTTGGCTGACGCCGCCCGGGGCGTTCCTGCGCAAGACCAGCCTTGACGAACTGCCGCAGCTGTGGAGCGTGCTGGTCGGTGACATGAGCCTGGTCGGGCCGCGCCCGGCGCTGTTCAACCAGGATGACCTGGTGGCGCTGCGGACGGCGGAGGGGGTCGAGGCGCTGCGGCCGGGCGTGACTGGCTGGGCGCAGATCAACGGCCGCGACGAGGTCGCCATTCCCGACAAGGTGGCCCTGGACGCCGAATACCTCCGACGCCAGGGATTCTGGTTCGACCTGACGATCCTGCTGCGGACCGTGCTGCCGGTGGTCACCGGCAAGGGTGTGACGCGCTGA
- a CDS encoding mannitol dehydrogenase family protein, whose amino-acid sequence MTDTLSRPLRLNAVSYPAAIPGVALPAYDRDKVTVGVVHFGPGAFHRAHQAYYFDQLLAKDPRWGICAVSLKSPGVRDALQPQDGLYTLAQLDAETTFRVVGSILEVLVAPEDPPSVFARLAAPTTRMVTLTVTEKGYCLTGDGKLDAAHPDIVHDLANPREPVSAVGYVVEGLRRRFQAGLPPYAVVACDNLADNGWRLKAAVVAFAEIIDPVLAGWIEGEGRFPRTMVDSITPATDDALRARVETATGLTDAWPIQREAFTQWVVEDVLGDGAPDLASVGVTLTDDVRGFERAKLRLLNGVHSTIAYVGLLKGHETVFEAISDPALAKIAEDLMVQDIIPTLTAPRGLDLLAYAQAILGRFRNPEIRHLLSQIAWDGSQKLPFRILGTVGDALAAGRSIDRLALPLAAWMRFVRQRTAEGVKIVDPLADRLAETAAACTGDVKADVAAFLKLEPVFSRELAENAVFVAALEKAYAELG is encoded by the coding sequence GTGACCGACACCCTTTCCCGCCCCCTGCGTCTCAACGCCGTCAGCTATCCGGCCGCCATCCCCGGCGTCGCCCTGCCCGCCTATGACCGCGACAAGGTCACGGTCGGCGTGGTGCATTTCGGCCCCGGCGCCTTCCACCGCGCCCACCAGGCCTACTATTTCGACCAACTTCTGGCCAAGGATCCGCGCTGGGGCATCTGCGCCGTGTCGCTGAAGAGCCCCGGCGTCCGCGACGCCCTGCAGCCGCAGGACGGCCTCTACACCCTGGCCCAGCTCGACGCCGAGACCACCTTCCGCGTGGTCGGCTCCATCCTGGAAGTGCTGGTAGCGCCCGAGGATCCGCCCTCGGTCTTCGCCCGCCTCGCCGCCCCGACCACCCGCATGGTCACCCTGACCGTCACCGAGAAGGGCTACTGCCTGACCGGCGACGGCAAGCTGGACGCCGCCCATCCGGACATCGTTCACGACCTGGCCAACCCGCGCGAGCCGGTCAGCGCCGTCGGCTACGTGGTCGAAGGGTTGCGCCGCCGCTTCCAGGCCGGCCTGCCGCCCTACGCCGTGGTGGCTTGCGACAACCTCGCCGACAATGGCTGGCGGCTGAAGGCGGCGGTCGTCGCCTTCGCCGAGATCATCGACCCGGTCCTGGCCGGCTGGATCGAGGGCGAAGGCCGCTTCCCGCGCACCATGGTCGACAGCATCACTCCCGCCACCGATGACGCCCTGCGCGCCCGGGTCGAGACGGCCACCGGCCTGACCGACGCCTGGCCGATCCAGCGTGAGGCCTTCACGCAGTGGGTGGTCGAGGACGTGCTGGGAGACGGCGCGCCTGATCTGGCCTCGGTCGGCGTCACCCTGACCGACGACGTGCGCGGCTTCGAGCGCGCCAAGCTGCGGCTGCTGAACGGCGTCCACTCGACCATCGCCTATGTCGGCCTGCTGAAGGGCCATGAGACGGTGTTCGAGGCGATCAGCGATCCGGCGCTGGCCAAGATCGCCGAGGACCTGATGGTCCAAGACATCATCCCGACCCTGACCGCGCCGCGCGGCCTGGACCTTCTCGCCTACGCCCAGGCCATCCTGGGCCGGTTCCGCAATCCGGAAATCCGCCACCTGCTAAGCCAGATCGCCTGGGACGGCTCGCAGAAGCTGCCGTTCCGCATCCTCGGGACCGTCGGCGACGCCCTGGCAGCGGGCCGTTCGATCGATCGGCTGGCCCTGCCCCTGGCCGCCTGGATGCGCTTCGTCCGTCAACGGACGGCCGAGGGCGTCAAGATCGTCGACCCCTTGGCCGATCGCCTGGCCGAGACGGCGGCCGCTTGCACCGGCGACGTCAAGGCCGACGTCGCCGCGTTCCTGAAGCTGGAGCCGGTGTTCAGCCGGGAGCTGGCGGAGAACGCCGTGTTCGTGGCGGCGCTGGAGAAGGCGTACGCGGAACTCGGCTAG
- a CDS encoding polar localization protein TipN, giving the protein MKPKKRQPLDFTGIPVEPPVEDVGRLDGAQVEPEADAPVSEPDLDLDIAAVPEASDPPILDRGPLDLGPELAPEPPVAPASEAPRPPARRGLFVSKVKPLPTPASTFEPIERSKAEAAPEPEAVIEPASPPKPNFKAPELEADPAPLSPPRGRRGAPVEAEPLAPLPSFLTAPSTAQPPAPVVEPEPPAPSKRFEAAVSKPREPAPAAPPVTPLSVAREGKKPMPAPLFWSLAIAAAALWTLGPIAFAFGYGAGVPALKVDQFALMVFAALAVGPAAFTLLGAYMLRQAMGVSAELKHTRIMTDRLVTPAALAAAGVDGVVERIRNQIDAATTAAEEARARVQELREALAEETLALAQTTTESARMVQQLSEGLGHERQAMHALSTTLDAQSTAVVDAIGSQARMVAEASDLAETQLREAEAALAARAADLAAAAAEASDAARVGAEDLSRQIARLETAGQGVGDQMGAVERTLATQRAALVAASQSLRTDQEDFAAESETRTAQLTEFIGHTRAGATEMSDMAAMGAEVLRGLIGAAAQQLREVAETARAEREALAAETSSAIAALASAAGSQRADLEGALAQAMESMAEAARKANEGVEQRVDAARVRVDQLNEIAFAAGQKADTVFESRMDEARDLIEQSAQVVEQAGARTAQKLSESVETARGTIAEMEAMLADVGRRTADLPAEALARANEVRAQIEQGIEDLRNSARRTAEETAAIDQAFQERVRRNYDMLSEAVGRMGAATPGPAPSRAPPPLNRQVPPQPAPQAAPTPAPKPANEPSAEEAGLRPRLRLTPTATDDEFRSVFDAAGGRNAAPAPPPSEPAQQGGGLSWRNLLSGLESAAPGDAALGEKMAGEILAMGIDPTALLPRARIDEIAATIQTHDEGGAREVVKKLAPAAIRRLVRRLFSDAPLRADAERFLRRYAGMMDEASEQDREGFLVAALLSSDAGRAYLLLDAAFGDLA; this is encoded by the coding sequence ATGAAGCCTAAGAAGCGCCAACCGCTTGATTTCACCGGCATTCCCGTGGAGCCGCCGGTCGAGGACGTCGGCCGTCTCGACGGTGCGCAGGTCGAACCCGAAGCGGACGCGCCGGTCAGTGAGCCGGATCTGGATCTCGATATCGCCGCCGTTCCCGAGGCGTCCGACCCGCCGATTCTGGATCGTGGGCCGCTGGACCTTGGTCCCGAACTCGCGCCTGAACCGCCCGTGGCGCCCGCTTCCGAGGCCCCGCGCCCCCCGGCGCGGCGCGGCCTTTTCGTCAGCAAGGTCAAACCCCTGCCCACGCCCGCATCGACTTTCGAGCCGATCGAGCGGTCCAAGGCTGAGGCGGCCCCCGAACCCGAAGCGGTGATCGAGCCGGCCTCGCCGCCGAAGCCGAACTTCAAGGCGCCTGAGCTCGAAGCCGACCCCGCGCCGCTCTCGCCGCCGCGCGGTCGTCGTGGCGCGCCCGTCGAGGCCGAGCCCCTCGCGCCGCTGCCGTCCTTCCTGACCGCCCCCTCGACCGCCCAACCTCCGGCTCCGGTGGTCGAGCCCGAGCCGCCGGCCCCGTCGAAACGTTTCGAGGCGGCGGTGTCCAAGCCGCGCGAACCCGCGCCGGCCGCGCCGCCCGTCACCCCGCTGTCGGTGGCCCGCGAGGGCAAGAAACCGATGCCCGCCCCGCTGTTCTGGAGCCTGGCGATCGCCGCGGCGGCGTTGTGGACCTTGGGTCCGATCGCCTTCGCGTTCGGCTACGGCGCCGGCGTGCCGGCCCTGAAGGTCGACCAGTTCGCTCTGATGGTGTTCGCCGCCCTGGCCGTTGGGCCGGCCGCCTTCACCCTGCTGGGCGCCTACATGCTGCGCCAGGCCATGGGCGTCTCGGCCGAGCTGAAGCACACGCGGATCATGACCGACCGCCTGGTCACCCCGGCCGCCCTGGCGGCGGCGGGTGTCGACGGCGTGGTCGAGCGCATTCGCAACCAGATCGACGCCGCCACGACCGCCGCCGAGGAAGCCCGGGCCCGGGTTCAGGAACTGCGCGAGGCCCTGGCCGAGGAAACCCTGGCCCTGGCCCAGACCACCACCGAGTCCGCTCGCATGGTGCAGCAGCTGTCCGAGGGCCTGGGTCACGAGCGCCAGGCCATGCACGCGCTGTCGACGACGCTGGACGCGCAGTCGACCGCCGTCGTCGACGCCATCGGCAGCCAGGCGCGCATGGTCGCCGAAGCTTCCGACCTGGCCGAGACCCAACTGCGCGAGGCCGAGGCCGCCCTGGCCGCCCGCGCCGCCGACCTGGCCGCCGCCGCCGCCGAGGCGTCCGACGCCGCGCGGGTCGGGGCCGAGGATCTGTCGCGCCAGATCGCCCGCCTGGAGACCGCAGGCCAAGGCGTCGGCGACCAGATGGGCGCCGTCGAGCGCACCCTGGCCACCCAACGCGCCGCCCTGGTCGCCGCCAGCCAGTCGCTGCGCACCGACCAGGAGGACTTCGCCGCCGAGAGCGAGACCCGCACCGCCCAGCTCACCGAGTTCATCGGCCATACCCGCGCCGGCGCCACCGAGATGAGCGACATGGCGGCCATGGGCGCTGAGGTGCTGCGCGGCCTGATCGGCGCGGCGGCCCAGCAACTGCGCGAAGTCGCCGAGACCGCCCGCGCCGAGCGCGAGGCCCTGGCGGCCGAGACCTCCAGCGCCATCGCCGCCCTGGCCAGCGCGGCTGGCAGCCAGCGCGCCGACCTGGAAGGGGCCCTGGCCCAGGCCATGGAGTCGATGGCCGAGGCGGCCCGCAAGGCCAATGAAGGTGTCGAGCAACGCGTCGACGCCGCCCGGGTCCGCGTCGACCAACTGAACGAGATCGCCTTCGCCGCCGGCCAGAAGGCGGACACGGTGTTCGAGTCCCGCATGGACGAGGCGCGCGACCTGATCGAGCAGTCGGCCCAGGTGGTCGAGCAGGCCGGCGCCCGCACGGCCCAGAAGCTGTCGGAGAGCGTCGAAACCGCGCGTGGGACCATCGCCGAGATGGAGGCCATGTTGGCCGATGTCGGCCGTCGCACCGCCGATCTGCCGGCCGAGGCCCTGGCCCGCGCCAACGAGGTCCGGGCCCAGATCGAGCAGGGCATCGAGGATCTGCGGAACTCGGCGCGCCGGACCGCCGAGGAGACCGCGGCGATCGACCAGGCCTTCCAGGAGCGGGTGCGCCGCAACTACGACATGCTGAGCGAAGCGGTCGGCCGGATGGGCGCGGCGACGCCCGGTCCCGCGCCGTCCCGCGCCCCGCCGCCGCTGAACCGCCAGGTCCCGCCCCAGCCCGCGCCCCAAGCCGCGCCGACGCCGGCTCCCAAGCCCGCCAACGAACCCAGCGCCGAGGAGGCGGGCCTGCGTCCGCGCCTGCGCCTGACGCCGACCGCCACCGACGATGAGTTCCGCTCGGTGTTCGACGCCGCCGGCGGTCGCAACGCCGCGCCCGCGCCGCCGCCCAGCGAGCCCGCGCAACAAGGCGGAGGTCTTTCCTGGCGCAACCTGCTGTCGGGCCTGGAGAGCGCCGCGCCGGGTGACGCCGCCCTGGGCGAGAAGATGGCCGGCGAGATCCTGGCCATGGGCATCGACCCCACGGCCTTGCTGCCACGGGCCCGCATCGACGAGATCGCCGCCACCATCCAGACCCATGACGAGGGCGGGGCGCGCGAGGTGGTCAAGAAACTGGCCCCGGCCGCGATCCGTCGCCTGGTTCGCCGCCTGTTCTCCGACGCCCCGCTGAGGGCCGACGCCGAGCGCTTCCTGCGTCGCTACGCCGGCATGATGGACGAGGCTTCGGAGCAGGATCGCGAAGGCTTCCTGGTGGCGGCCCTGCTGTCGTCCGACGCCGGCCGCGCCTACCTGCTGCTGGACGCGGCGTTCGGCGATCTGGCCTGA
- a CDS encoding UxaA family hydrolase: MTKALIGEPTSGPSESIHGVDPRDHVATALRDIVAGETLDLHGQPIVARADIPKGHKIAVRAAARGEDVLKYGWPIGRATADIAVGDHVHVHNVETRLSGVEDFAYADAHPEPHDAPPAGTFLGYRRKNGRVGTRNEIWVLCTVGCVANTARRIAEKANARFAGRVDGVFAFPHPFGCSQLGDDLTHTRKLIAGLAAHPNAGGVLILGLGCENNQLKALLESAPGLDPERLRSFTTQMVDDELEDGLEAVEALIAIAERDRREPAPLSELVVGLKCGGSDGFSGVTANPLVGRIADKVSDAGGTPVLTEIPEVFGAEGVLLARAATRQVFDEAVGVIDDFKRYFIDNHQPIYENPSPGNIAGGITTLEEKSLGAVQKGGRAPLVEVLRYGEQVGPHGLTLLEAPGNDAVSSTALTAAGATVILFTTGRGTPLGFPAPTLKIASNSALAARKPGWIDFDAGVVLSGQTMDAAADSLMDLVVATASGQLTKAELNGEREIAIWKQGVTL; encoded by the coding sequence ATGACCAAGGCTTTGATAGGCGAACCCACCTCCGGCCCGTCCGAATCGATCCACGGCGTCGACCCGCGCGATCACGTGGCGACGGCTTTGCGCGATATCGTTGCGGGCGAGACCCTGGATCTGCACGGCCAGCCGATCGTCGCCCGCGCCGATATTCCCAAGGGTCACAAGATCGCGGTCCGCGCCGCGGCCCGGGGCGAGGACGTGCTGAAATATGGCTGGCCGATCGGCCGCGCCACGGCCGACATCGCCGTCGGCGACCATGTGCACGTCCACAACGTCGAGACCCGGCTGTCGGGCGTCGAGGACTTCGCCTACGCCGACGCTCATCCGGAACCGCACGACGCGCCGCCCGCCGGGACCTTCCTGGGCTATCGCCGCAAGAACGGCCGGGTCGGCACCCGCAACGAGATCTGGGTGCTGTGCACCGTCGGCTGCGTGGCCAACACCGCCCGCCGCATCGCCGAGAAGGCCAACGCCCGCTTCGCCGGCCGCGTCGACGGAGTCTTCGCCTTCCCTCACCCGTTCGGCTGCTCGCAGCTGGGCGACGACCTGACCCACACCCGCAAGCTGATCGCCGGCCTGGCCGCCCACCCCAACGCCGGCGGCGTGCTGATCCTGGGCCTGGGCTGCGAGAATAACCAGCTGAAGGCCCTGCTGGAATCGGCCCCGGGCCTGGATCCGGAACGCCTGCGTTCGTTCACGACCCAGATGGTCGACGACGAGCTGGAGGATGGTCTCGAAGCCGTCGAGGCCCTGATCGCCATCGCCGAGCGCGACCGCCGTGAGCCCGCGCCGCTGTCGGAACTGGTGGTCGGCCTCAAGTGCGGCGGCTCGGACGGCTTCTCGGGCGTCACCGCCAACCCGTTGGTCGGCCGCATCGCCGACAAGGTCTCCGACGCCGGCGGCACCCCGGTGCTGACCGAGATCCCCGAGGTGTTCGGCGCCGAGGGCGTGCTGCTGGCCCGCGCCGCCACCCGCCAGGTGTTCGACGAGGCCGTCGGCGTGATCGACGACTTCAAGCGCTACTTCATCGACAACCATCAGCCGATCTACGAGAACCCCTCGCCCGGAAACATCGCCGGCGGCATCACCACGCTCGAGGAAAAGTCCCTGGGCGCGGTGCAGAAGGGCGGCCGCGCGCCGCTGGTCGAGGTGCTGCGCTATGGCGAACAGGTCGGCCCGCACGGCCTGACCCTGCTGGAGGCCCCCGGCAACGACGCGGTGTCGTCCACCGCCCTGACGGCGGCCGGCGCCACCGTGATCCTGTTCACCACCGGCCGCGGCACCCCGCTGGGCTTCCCCGCCCCCACCCTGAAGATCGCCTCGAACTCGGCCCTGGCCGCCCGCAAGCCGGGCTGGATCGACTTCGACGCCGGGGTGGTGCTGTCGGGCCAGACCATGGACGCGGCGGCGGATTCCCTGATGGATCTGGTCGTGGCCACGGCCTCGGGCCAGCTCACCAAGGCTGAACTCAACGGCGAGCGTGAAATCGCCATCTGGAAGCAAGGCGTTACTCTGTGA